One region of Parerythrobacter jejuensis genomic DNA includes:
- a CDS encoding EF-hand domain-containing protein, whose protein sequence is MKKKIALILATGSLLAGGAALAQPADRGERGPMTRDAVAERTAERFAKMDANGDGVINPADREAKMKERFAKMDTNNDGVLSETEFTTAHQQMRENRKERREARAERRGGQQMRRGGRGGRGGGQGAMLKRADANQDGQVTQAEFQTAALARFDRVDANGDGTITRDERRAARQAMRGQRRGQ, encoded by the coding sequence ATGAAAAAGAAAATTGCCCTGATCCTCGCCACCGGTTCGCTGCTTGCCGGCGGCGCCGCCTTGGCCCAGCCCGCTGACCGTGGCGAACGTGGCCCGATGACCCGCGATGCAGTTGCCGAGCGCACTGCCGAACGGTTTGCCAAGATGGATGCCAATGGCGATGGCGTGATCAATCCCGCCGACCGCGAAGCAAAGATGAAAGAGCGCTTTGCCAAGATGGATACCAACAATGACGGTGTCCTGAGTGAAACCGAATTCACCACTGCCCACCAGCAAATGCGCGAAAACCGCAAGGAACGCCGCGAGGCACGGGCCGAACGCCGTGGCGGCCAGCAGATGCGTCGCGGTGGGCGCGGCGGACGTGGTGGTGGCCAGGGCGCAATGCTGAAGCGCGCAGATGCCAACCAGGATGGCCAGGTGACCCAGGCCGAATTCCAAACCGCGGCCCTCGCCCGTTTTGATCGCGTCGATGCCAATGGCGACGGCACGATCACCCGCGACGAGCGCCGGGCTGCTCGCCAGGCCATGCGTGGCCAGCGGCGCGGCCAGTAA
- a CDS encoding sensor domain-containing diguanylate cyclase: MDRGHLFLGKFLLALLLGLLAARPAMADDAPQAPRCLANAPADVAVGTLLNANVQWHCATRPSGLAKLPVDSEAERVLVRFAISVADPAPLFFTTRLGTFDALTLAVRTDEQGWTSRTLSTAEMTSQPTGPTILANLPETAGKPREVIAIIDRPSHAPTVLNAQLHEADPARTAQAQRTMVLIAIVLGMVLLPILFDLTFYNVLRQSFLPWHMAMSASFGLLLFTRSGLINIIAPVGIEAWRFLMIAGLTAAIASSLMFMRSFIEPGKLAPRIAAVIPWVVWMCIILTGLHALSIPLLRPVSSTLHAVGVVVPFALIVVVILQSVWRGSRAGFFILIGWVPIIASILGRILTNLTPLALPSDMLTAFYIGMMTEMVATAMAVGYRFMKLKKERDLARAEAVALDTLSSSDPLTGLGNRRAIEPQFEQLRREGFNTIALIDLDEFKHVNDEFGHAIGDDVLKAVAIALRPDRDTMAVRLGGEEFMLLLRGAKAAERAERMRQAIPVIVAREVAALDRIVTASMGVISIQRNTRFEIAFEELYAKVDRLLYEAKAQGRNRTVKEKLSAFVAHVRREAANAA, from the coding sequence ATGGACCGGGGCCATCTATTCCTTGGCAAATTCTTGCTCGCCTTGCTGCTGGGCCTGCTGGCGGCACGTCCGGCAATGGCAGACGATGCGCCGCAGGCACCACGCTGCCTGGCCAATGCACCCGCGGATGTCGCGGTGGGAACGTTGCTGAACGCCAATGTGCAATGGCATTGCGCAACCCGCCCATCCGGCCTTGCAAAACTGCCGGTCGATAGCGAGGCCGAGCGGGTATTGGTCCGCTTCGCGATCAGCGTGGCAGACCCCGCGCCCCTTTTCTTCACAACCCGGTTGGGAACCTTCGATGCCCTGACCCTGGCCGTGCGAACAGATGAGCAGGGCTGGACCAGCCGCACTCTTTCGACCGCCGAGATGACAAGCCAACCGACAGGGCCAACCATCCTTGCCAATCTGCCCGAAACGGCGGGCAAGCCGCGCGAAGTCATCGCCATCATTGACCGGCCGAGCCACGCCCCGACCGTGCTCAATGCGCAATTGCACGAGGCCGATCCCGCCCGCACTGCCCAGGCCCAGCGCACCATGGTCCTGATTGCCATTGTGCTGGGTATGGTGCTGTTGCCGATCCTGTTTGATCTGACTTTCTACAATGTCCTGCGGCAAAGTTTTCTGCCCTGGCACATGGCGATGAGTGCAAGCTTCGGCCTGCTGCTTTTCACCCGCTCCGGCCTGATCAACATCATCGCGCCGGTTGGGATCGAAGCCTGGCGCTTTCTGATGATCGCTGGTTTGACCGCGGCCATCGCTTCTTCGCTGATGTTCATGCGATCATTCATCGAGCCGGGCAAACTGGCACCCCGGATCGCCGCCGTGATTCCCTGGGTGGTGTGGATGTGTATCATCCTGACCGGCCTACACGCCCTTTCGATCCCGCTACTCAGGCCTGTCAGCAGCACTCTCCACGCAGTCGGGGTGGTGGTGCCATTTGCGCTGATTGTTGTCGTGATCCTCCAATCAGTTTGGCGGGGCAGCCGGGCAGGGTTCTTCATCCTGATCGGTTGGGTGCCGATCATTGCCTCGATCCTCGGGCGGATCCTGACCAATCTTACCCCGCTTGCCCTGCCGAGCGACATGCTGACCGCTTTCTATATCGGCATGATGACGGAAATGGTCGCAACCGCCATGGCGGTCGGCTATCGCTTCATGAAGCTGAAGAAGGAGCGCGACCTCGCCCGGGCGGAGGCAGTCGCGCTTGATACGCTCTCCAGCTCCGACCCGCTGACCGGGCTGGGGAATCGCCGTGCGATCGAACCGCAGTTCGAACAATTGCGGCGCGAAGGCTTCAACACCATTGCCCTGATCGATCTCGACGAATTCAAGCATGTGAATGACGAGTTTGGCCATGCGATTGGTGACGATGTGCTCAAGGCGGTAGCAATCGCCTTGCGCCCGGACCGGGATACGATGGCCGTGCGCTTGGGGGGCGAGGAATTCATGCTGTTGTTAAGGGGTGCCAAGGCAGCTGAACGCGCCGAACGAATGCGGCAGGCCATCCCCGTAATCGTTGCCCGCGAAGTCGCCGCGCTCGACCGGATTGTGACCGCCAGCATGGGTGTCATCTCGATTCAACGCAACACGCGCTTCGAAATCGCTTTCGAGGAACTCTACGCCAAGGTCGACCGGCTGCTCTATGAAGCCAAGGCCCAGGGCCGCAACCGGACGGTCAAGGAAAAGCTCTCCGCATTTGTCGCCCATGTCCGGCGCGAGGCCGCCAACGCGGCTTAG
- a CDS encoding HAD family hydrolase, producing the protein MPIRNIVLDIGNVVVPWDPDGIVRTALGDERMADPGFRSPLAGSAIWLAVNRGEHTLAEAKPMFVKEYQLTPAEVDRLYTSLMESMVLIEDSQALMHELVAAGYRLFAITDNVHEIVAHLKERHDFWPMFEHAAVSAELGVLKPDRRIYEHLLSAAALSPADCVFFDDVPANAAGAEAVGMVGRVFTDAAAARVDLAELGITL; encoded by the coding sequence GTGCCGATCCGCAATATCGTCCTTGATATCGGCAATGTCGTCGTCCCGTGGGACCCAGACGGCATTGTCCGCACGGCATTGGGCGACGAGCGCATGGCCGATCCAGGCTTCCGTTCCCCCTTGGCGGGCAGCGCAATCTGGCTGGCCGTCAATCGCGGTGAACACACCCTGGCCGAGGCCAAGCCCATGTTTGTTAAGGAGTACCAACTGACGCCTGCGGAAGTTGACCGGCTCTATACCTCGTTGATGGAAAGCATGGTGCTGATCGAGGATTCACAGGCGCTGATGCACGAGCTTGTGGCTGCGGGCTATCGCTTGTTTGCCATCACAGACAATGTTCACGAGATCGTAGCGCATCTGAAGGAACGCCATGATTTCTGGCCCATGTTCGAACACGCTGCGGTGTCGGCGGAATTGGGTGTGCTGAAGCCGGATCGCCGTATCTACGAGCATCTGCTTAGCGCCGCTGCGCTATCGCCGGCCGACTGTGTTTTCTTTGATGATGTCCCCGCCAATGCTGCCGGGGCCGAGGCGGTCGGCATGGTCGGCCGTGTCTTTACCGATGCTGCCGCTGCGCGCGTAGATCTCGCCGAACTGGGTATCACACTCTAG
- a CDS encoding NADH:flavin oxidoreductase/NADH oxidase family protein codes for MTTSPVFAPLTLPNGTTVPNRLCKAAMEENLAVQPGQSPGEKLFTLYERWARGGVGMILSGNVMVDPAALTGPGGVVLQKGTDLAPFKRWAQIGKSGGGQFWLQISHPGRQLYKSMGETAVSPSDVALDLGKFSSLFAEVRALEADEIETIITRFADTAGLADEAGFDGIQIHGAHGYLVSQFLSPLTNKRTDEWGGSLENRARFLMRIAEAVRARVKPGFGVGVKLNSADFQRGGFAFEDARQVVEWLNGKGIDFVELSGGSYESPAMQGNPQEEGDAPKTSTEAREAYFIDFARDIAKVATMPIMVTGGITRLATAEAALAQDEHGFGVELLGIARAMASNPFLPRHWQEGHHAEIELPHVGWKNQSLSGLATMGLTKAQIERMARGKAPGDGGSPALALAADQYRAARRASRYRKWRASTR; via the coding sequence ATGACGACTTCACCGGTGTTTGCACCGCTCACGCTGCCCAATGGCACGACTGTTCCCAACCGCCTGTGCAAAGCGGCGATGGAAGAAAACCTTGCGGTCCAGCCGGGTCAGTCGCCGGGCGAAAAGCTGTTTACCCTGTACGAACGTTGGGCGCGGGGCGGGGTCGGCATGATCCTGTCGGGAAATGTCATGGTCGATCCGGCAGCGCTGACCGGCCCGGGCGGGGTTGTCCTGCAAAAGGGCACCGATCTCGCGCCGTTCAAGCGCTGGGCGCAGATCGGTAAATCCGGCGGCGGGCAATTCTGGCTCCAGATCAGCCATCCCGGGCGCCAGCTCTACAAGAGCATGGGTGAAACCGCGGTCTCGCCTTCCGACGTGGCGCTTGATCTGGGCAAATTCTCCTCGCTCTTCGCCGAGGTTCGGGCGCTCGAGGCGGATGAGATCGAAACCATCATTACCCGCTTTGCCGACACGGCCGGGCTGGCCGATGAGGCCGGGTTTGACGGTATCCAGATCCATGGCGCGCACGGCTATCTGGTCAGCCAGTTCCTCTCGCCGTTGACCAACAAGCGGACGGACGAATGGGGCGGGAGCCTGGAGAACCGGGCGCGCTTCCTGATGCGGATTGCAGAGGCTGTGCGGGCACGCGTCAAGCCAGGCTTCGGGGTCGGCGTGAAACTCAATTCGGCTGACTTCCAGCGCGGCGGCTTTGCCTTCGAAGATGCGCGGCAAGTCGTCGAATGGCTCAATGGCAAGGGGATCGATTTCGTCGAACTCTCGGGTGGGTCATACGAAAGCCCGGCCATGCAGGGCAATCCGCAAGAAGAAGGCGATGCGCCGAAGACCTCTACCGAAGCGCGCGAAGCCTATTTCATCGATTTCGCCCGCGACATTGCCAAAGTCGCGACCATGCCGATCATGGTCACCGGGGGTATCACCAGGCTGGCAACTGCCGAGGCGGCGCTGGCACAGGATGAGCACGGGTTTGGGGTGGAATTGCTCGGCATAGCGCGGGCCATGGCCAGCAACCCATTCCTGCCCCGCCACTGGCAAGAAGGGCACCATGCCGAAATCGAGCTGCCGCATGTCGGCTGGAAGAACCAGTCACTGTCAGGGCTGGCCACTATGGGGCTGACGAAGGCGCAGATCGAGCGGATGGCGCGGGGCAAGGCACCTGGTGACGGGGGCTCTCCTGCATTGGCACTGGCAGCAGACCAGTATCGTGCTGCCCGCCGGGCAAGCCGTTATCGCAAATGGCGCGCCAGTACCCGCTAA
- the ald gene encoding alanine dehydrogenase — protein sequence MRIGCPKEIKNHEYRVGLTPESARELVGRGNEVWMETGAGLGIGATDAEYISAGAKIVDGPDPIFAECEMVVKVKEPQAVERAKLRRDQILYTYLHLAPDPDQTRELVDSGVTAIAYETVTGPGGTLPLLKPMSQVAGRMSIQAGATALEKAHGGRGVLLGGVPGVLPGKVVVIGGGVVGFNAAQMAVGLGGDVEILDRDPEVLEKVGTFFESRASTRFSNKTNLEDAVRQADLVIGAVLIPGAAAPKLITRALLKEMKPGAVLVDVAIDQGGCFETSKATTHAEPTYVVDDIVHYCVANMPGAVARTSTYALNNVTLPHALQIAKHGWKGALSANPHLAEGLNVHDGAVTYEAVASELGYDYTPVADVLA from the coding sequence ATGCGCATCGGTTGCCCCAAGGAAATCAAGAATCACGAGTATCGCGTCGGCCTCACGCCCGAGAGCGCGCGCGAGCTGGTCGGACGCGGCAACGAAGTATGGATGGAAACGGGTGCCGGTCTCGGAATCGGGGCGACCGATGCCGAATATATCTCTGCCGGGGCGAAGATCGTCGACGGACCCGACCCCATCTTCGCCGAGTGTGAAATGGTGGTGAAGGTCAAGGAACCGCAGGCGGTAGAGCGGGCCAAGCTGCGCCGGGACCAGATCCTGTACACTTACCTCCATCTCGCGCCGGACCCCGACCAGACCCGCGAATTGGTCGACTCAGGCGTGACTGCGATTGCCTATGAAACGGTCACCGGGCCGGGTGGAACTTTGCCGTTGCTCAAACCGATGAGCCAGGTTGCCGGACGGATGAGCATCCAGGCCGGCGCGACGGCCCTCGAAAAGGCCCATGGCGGGCGCGGCGTGCTGCTCGGCGGAGTTCCAGGCGTTTTGCCGGGCAAAGTCGTGGTGATTGGCGGCGGCGTGGTCGGATTTAATGCCGCGCAGATGGCTGTCGGCCTTGGCGGTGACGTCGAGATTCTCGATCGCGATCCCGAAGTCCTCGAAAAGGTTGGCACCTTCTTCGAATCCCGCGCCAGTACCCGGTTCTCGAACAAGACTAACCTGGAAGACGCCGTGCGCCAGGCCGATCTCGTTATCGGTGCCGTGCTGATCCCCGGGGCCGCTGCGCCCAAGTTGATCACGCGCGCATTGCTGAAGGAAATGAAGCCGGGCGCTGTCTTGGTGGACGTCGCCATCGACCAGGGCGGGTGTTTCGAAACCAGCAAGGCCACCACCCATGCTGAGCCGACCTATGTGGTCGACGATATTGTGCATTATTGCGTGGCCAATATGCCGGGCGCTGTTGCCCGCACCAGCACCTATGCGCTCAACAACGTTACCCTGCCCCATGCTCTGCAGATCGCCAAACACGGCTGGAAAGGCGCTCTCAGCGCCAATCCGCATCTGGCAGAAGGTCTCAACGTCCACGATGGTGCCGTGACTTATGAAGCGGTGGCCAGCGAATTGGGTTATGACTACACCCCGGTTGCCGACGTGCTCGCGTAA
- a CDS encoding acyl-CoA thioesterase, which produces MSDPFRKSFTATPEHIDEMGHVNNAVWVQWVQDMATAHWDAVAAPEHVRDFVWLVVRHEIDYRGNIAEGETVTGTTWIPDDPRGATSLRRVDFHDPSGKTIVAASTTWAMLDRETQRLARVRPEVIAPFRGEQGT; this is translated from the coding sequence ATGAGCGATCCGTTCCGCAAATCTTTCACCGCGACGCCGGAGCACATCGATGAGATGGGGCACGTCAACAATGCGGTCTGGGTGCAGTGGGTGCAGGACATGGCGACGGCGCACTGGGATGCGGTGGCCGCGCCGGAACATGTCCGTGACTTTGTCTGGCTCGTCGTCCGGCACGAAATCGACTATCGCGGCAACATTGCCGAGGGCGAGACTGTGACAGGCACCACATGGATACCAGACGATCCGCGCGGCGCGACATCGCTGCGGCGGGTGGATTTCCACGATCCGAGTGGCAAGACAATCGTTGCTGCCAGTACGACCTGGGCCATGCTGGACCGTGAAACGCAGCGGCTGGCGCGGGTCAGGCCGGAAGTGATTGCGCCATTCAGGGGTGAACAGGGGACATGA
- a CDS encoding VOC family protein — protein sequence MIGYVTLGTNDLAKNAPFYDAIAKAMGVGRMMEFDSFIAWGDMNGAPGVALTQPFDGKAATVGNGTMVALQVDGPEMVKTIYDTAMANGGSDEGEPGPRGDDGFYAGYFRDPDGNKLNVFCMTQASG from the coding sequence ATGATCGGCTACGTCACACTGGGAACCAATGATCTGGCGAAGAACGCGCCGTTTTACGATGCCATTGCCAAGGCCATGGGCGTGGGCCGGATGATGGAATTCGACAGCTTCATCGCGTGGGGGGACATGAACGGTGCGCCCGGCGTCGCCCTGACTCAGCCGTTCGACGGCAAGGCAGCAACGGTCGGCAATGGCACAATGGTGGCCCTGCAGGTGGACGGGCCCGAAATGGTCAAGACAATCTATGACACTGCAATGGCCAATGGTGGTAGCGACGAAGGCGAGCCGGGGCCGCGCGGCGATGACGGATTCTATGCCGGGTATTTCCGCGATCCCGACGGCAACAAGCTCAACGTATTCTGCATGACCCAGGCGAGTGGCTGA
- a CDS encoding cupin domain-containing protein codes for MAAGGKTLAQNFIHLGLGATAMPQPPFDGMEWYAGYGARHGDDGPEGRLVSMYTFDADWDSWEVHPSGAEVVLCTEGTMTLTQEFPDGHREQVTITAGEYAINPPGVWHTADVSGQATAVFITAGEGTEHRSRSDFPTD; via the coding sequence ATGGCCGCCGGGGGAAAAACGCTCGCGCAGAACTTCATCCACCTGGGGCTTGGCGCAACCGCCATGCCCCAGCCGCCCTTCGACGGAATGGAATGGTATGCCGGCTATGGTGCGCGCCATGGCGATGACGGGCCCGAAGGTCGGCTCGTATCGATGTACACTTTCGATGCGGACTGGGACAGTTGGGAAGTCCACCCCAGTGGTGCCGAAGTCGTGTTGTGCACCGAAGGCACCATGACACTGACTCAGGAATTCCCCGACGGACATCGCGAGCAGGTCACGATCACAGCCGGCGAATACGCCATCAACCCGCCCGGCGTATGGCACACCGCCGATGTGTCGGGGCAAGCTACGGCTGTTTTCATTACCGCAGGCGAGGGGACCGAACACCGCAGCCGTTCAGACTTTCCGACAGATTAA
- a CDS encoding S9 family peptidase, whose protein sequence is MKLSTTAAFAIAASLLATPAMAQPAASQEEPDSVSKVAPTAPPVADKRDHSYSYHGITISDPYHWLKDQSYPTVDDEDVLDYVKRENAWFEAKMEPRKELVDELFEEMKGRIKEDDSSVPQKDGDWVYWTEFEEGKEYRKWYRRPAASADDSDDAALILDENQLAEGKDYFRLGAFSVSDNGHFLAYSSDDNGSERYTARIKDLQTGALLDDVIPETLSGLTWVAGDTMIAYGKANENWRVDNVRLHRIGTDVADDIEIFREEDEGFRVGAGLSAQEDWLVIATGDNETSEVRLVRADDPTGDQILVKERRKGVEYDLDIRDGTLFIHTNDDHINFRLATASLNAPGEWSTLIAGSDEFYLTDFDLYKDFYATEGRLAGLDQIQIRSYDDPASIRPIAFSEASYVAGLGNNPEYDVDKLRLTYESMVTPDSVYDFHLADGRLELLKQQEIPSGYDASLYTTKRLTMTARDGTQVPVSVLMRKDRPDGPGPLHLYAYGAYGYAVPPGFSTTRLSLVDRGMAYAIAHIRGGDDLGRKWYLQGKLNERWNTFTDFVDVAKGLIETGYTAKGQLSASGGSAGGELMGVVVNTDPDLWGAVVSHVPFVDVLSTMLDTSLPLTPGEWPEWGNPIESKQAFAYILSYSPYDQVSAQDYPPMLVTAGLNDPRVTYWEPAKWVAKLRDTKTDDNTLLLKTNMGAGHGGKSGRFASLYETAEEFAFVLWQLGLED, encoded by the coding sequence ATGAAACTTTCAACGACTGCCGCATTCGCCATCGCAGCCAGCCTGCTGGCAACACCTGCCATGGCGCAGCCAGCGGCCAGCCAAGAGGAACCTGACAGCGTGAGCAAAGTGGCACCGACTGCCCCTCCTGTCGCGGACAAGCGCGACCATAGCTATTCGTATCACGGCATCACGATCAGCGATCCGTATCACTGGTTGAAAGACCAGTCTTACCCGACTGTCGATGACGAGGACGTGCTCGACTACGTCAAACGCGAGAACGCCTGGTTCGAAGCAAAGATGGAGCCGCGCAAGGAACTGGTCGACGAGCTGTTCGAGGAAATGAAGGGCCGCATCAAGGAAGATGACAGCTCGGTTCCGCAAAAGGATGGAGACTGGGTCTACTGGACCGAATTCGAAGAGGGGAAGGAATACCGCAAATGGTATCGCCGCCCGGCTGCCAGTGCAGATGACAGCGATGACGCTGCCTTGATCCTGGACGAAAACCAGCTGGCAGAGGGCAAGGACTATTTCCGCCTCGGCGCGTTCTCCGTATCCGACAATGGCCACTTCCTCGCCTATTCGTCGGACGATAACGGTTCCGAACGATATACGGCGCGGATCAAGGACCTGCAGACCGGCGCACTCCTGGACGATGTTATTCCCGAGACTCTGTCAGGTCTCACATGGGTCGCTGGCGACACCATGATCGCTTATGGCAAGGCGAACGAGAATTGGCGGGTCGACAATGTGCGGTTGCACCGAATCGGCACCGACGTGGCCGACGATATCGAGATTTTCCGCGAGGAAGATGAAGGCTTCCGCGTCGGCGCAGGGCTCTCCGCGCAGGAAGACTGGCTGGTCATTGCCACCGGTGACAACGAGACCAGCGAAGTGCGGCTGGTGCGCGCCGATGATCCGACCGGAGACCAGATTCTGGTGAAGGAACGTCGCAAGGGCGTCGAGTATGATCTCGATATCCGGGACGGGACGCTGTTCATCCACACCAATGATGATCACATCAATTTCCGCTTGGCGACTGCAAGTCTGAATGCCCCGGGCGAGTGGTCCACGCTGATCGCAGGGTCTGACGAATTCTATCTAACCGACTTTGATCTCTACAAGGATTTCTACGCCACCGAAGGCCGTCTGGCCGGTCTCGACCAGATCCAGATCCGGTCATACGACGACCCCGCCAGCATCCGTCCGATCGCGTTCTCCGAAGCGAGCTATGTCGCCGGGCTTGGCAACAATCCGGAATATGATGTCGACAAGCTGCGGCTGACCTATGAAAGCATGGTCACACCGGATTCGGTATATGATTTCCATCTCGCCGATGGTCGGCTGGAATTGCTCAAGCAGCAGGAAATACCCAGCGGTTATGACGCCTCGCTCTACACCACCAAGCGGCTGACCATGACGGCACGCGATGGCACGCAGGTGCCGGTGAGCGTGTTGATGCGCAAGGATCGGCCCGACGGCCCGGGCCCGCTGCATCTCTATGCCTATGGGGCTTATGGCTACGCCGTGCCGCCCGGCTTTTCGACCACGCGTCTCAGCCTGGTGGATCGCGGGATGGCCTATGCGATTGCCCATATCCGTGGCGGCGATGATCTGGGCCGCAAATGGTACCTTCAGGGCAAGCTCAACGAACGCTGGAACACCTTCACCGATTTCGTGGATGTGGCCAAGGGCCTGATCGAGACCGGCTACACGGCTAAGGGCCAGCTCAGCGCCAGCGGTGGCTCTGCAGGGGGCGAATTGATGGGTGTGGTGGTCAACACCGATCCCGATTTGTGGGGCGCAGTGGTCAGTCATGTGCCGTTCGTCGATGTGCTGAGCACCATGCTCGACACCAGCCTGCCTTTGACGCCGGGCGAATGGCCCGAATGGGGCAATCCGATCGAGAGCAAGCAGGCCTTTGCCTATATCCTTAGCTACTCGCCCTACGATCAGGTGAGCGCGCAGGATTACCCGCCGATGCTGGTAACGGCAGGCCTTAATGATCCGCGCGTAACCTATTGGGAGCCGGCCAAATGGGTCGCAAAACTGCGCGACACCAAGACGGACGACAACACCCTGCTGCTCAAGACCAATATGGGGGCCGGGCATGGCGGCAAATCAGGCCGCTTTGCCTCGCTCTACGAGACTGCCGAGGAGTTCGCCTTTGTGTTGTGGCAATTGGGGCTGGAGGATTGA
- a CDS encoding aminopeptidase P family protein has protein sequence MLMQTHEARLTALREELKKRALDGFVIPISDEHMSEYVGEYAQRLGWLTGFGGSAGSAAVMADRAAIFVDGRYTVQVRDQVEERLFEYQSVPATSPVKWLAANARQGMKIGYDSWLHSRGWAKKAERMLADVGAELVPVDGNPLDAVWQDRPEPSAAVATIQTDDLAGRSSADKRGEVAQWLKDKKLDAAVISALDSVAWLLNMRGTDVSHTPVALSYVVAHEDGTADLFIAGEKVTPELRQHLGNAVTIRERDEFEGALKELSGKRVAVDPEYGVAAISLALEQGGATPVSERDPTILAKAVKNPVEVQGHRDAQAIDGVAVCKYLHWLGQEAPKGTIDELTAAAKLLEFRQQYGDLRDTSFDTISAAAGHAALPHYKVDDDTNIPIPPSSIYLCDSGGQYPAGTTDITRTIWVGPGEPTAEMKDRFTRVLKGHIAIAMATFPAGTNGGQLDSLARQFLWQAGTDYAHGTGHGVGSFLSVHEGPQRIAKTSGAQSGTMEALLPGMILSNEPGYYKAGEFGIRIENLVLTEVRDIAGADAGEWYGFENLTWVPIDRTLIEPALLSNEERDWLDAYHAEMRALLAPQMNGEVLAWLEEQTRPL, from the coding sequence ATGCTGATGCAGACCCACGAAGCCCGCCTGACCGCCTTGCGCGAAGAATTGAAAAAGCGCGCGCTTGACGGTTTCGTGATCCCGATCAGTGACGAACATATGTCCGAATATGTCGGCGAATACGCCCAGCGGCTTGGCTGGTTGACCGGATTCGGCGGTTCGGCCGGTAGCGCGGCTGTGATGGCTGACAGAGCCGCCATCTTTGTCGACGGCCGCTATACCGTGCAGGTGCGCGACCAGGTCGAGGAACGCCTGTTCGAATACCAGTCGGTCCCCGCTACCAGCCCGGTCAAATGGCTCGCGGCCAATGCCCGCCAGGGCATGAAGATAGGTTACGACTCCTGGCTACATTCGCGCGGTTGGGCCAAGAAGGCAGAGAGAATGCTGGCCGATGTGGGCGCAGAACTGGTCCCGGTCGATGGCAATCCGCTCGATGCCGTCTGGCAAGACCGGCCCGAACCTTCCGCTGCAGTTGCGACAATCCAGACCGATGATCTGGCGGGCCGCTCCAGCGCCGACAAGCGCGGCGAAGTGGCGCAATGGCTGAAGGACAAGAAGCTGGATGCTGCCGTGATTTCGGCGCTCGATTCGGTAGCGTGGTTGCTCAATATGCGCGGCACCGACGTGTCGCATACGCCGGTCGCACTGTCTTATGTGGTCGCCCACGAGGATGGCACGGCAGATCTGTTCATCGCAGGCGAGAAGGTCACGCCCGAACTGCGCCAGCACCTCGGCAATGCCGTGACAATCCGCGAGCGCGACGAATTCGAAGGCGCTTTGAAAGAGCTTTCGGGCAAGCGCGTCGCAGTCGATCCGGAATATGGTGTCGCGGCGATTTCGCTAGCGCTGGAGCAAGGCGGGGCAACGCCGGTGAGCGAGCGTGACCCCACGATCCTGGCCAAGGCTGTCAAGAACCCGGTCGAGGTGCAGGGCCACCGCGATGCCCAGGCGATCGACGGTGTGGCCGTGTGCAAATATCTCCACTGGCTGGGGCAGGAGGCGCCCAAAGGCACAATTGACGAGTTGACCGCTGCGGCCAAGCTGCTCGAATTCCGCCAGCAATATGGCGATCTGCGCGACACGTCGTTCGATACGATTTCGGCTGCTGCAGGCCACGCCGCTTTGCCGCACTACAAAGTCGACGACGATACCAATATCCCGATCCCGCCCAGCAGTATCTATCTGTGCGACTCCGGCGGGCAATATCCTGCCGGAACTACCGATATCACTCGTACGATCTGGGTCGGGCCGGGTGAACCGACGGCGGAAATGAAGGATCGCTTCACGCGCGTCCTGAAAGGCCACATTGCAATTGCCATGGCGACCTTCCCGGCCGGCACCAATGGCGGCCAGCTCGATAGCCTGGCGCGCCAGTTCCTGTGGCAGGCCGGGACCGACTATGCCCATGGCACGGGCCACGGCGTCGGCAGCTTCCTTTCGGTCCATGAAGGGCCGCAGCGAATCGCGAAGACCAGCGGCGCGCAAAGCGGAACGATGGAAGCCCTACTGCCCGGTATGATCCTGTCCAACGAGCCCGGCTATTACAAGGCAGGCGAGTTCGGCATCCGGATCGAAAACCTGGTGCTGACTGAAGTGCGCGACATCGCAGGGGCCGATGCGGGCGAATGGTACGGGTTCGAGAACCTGACCTGGGTCCCGATCGATCGCACGCTGATCGAACCGGCATTGCTCAGCAACGAAGAACGGGACTGGCTGGATGCCTATCACGCCGAGATGCGCGCGCTCCTGGCGCCGCAAATGAACGGCGAAGTGCTGGCGTGGCTCGAGGAGCAGACCCGGCCGCTTTGA